A single Paraburkholderia sp. FT54 DNA region contains:
- a CDS encoding metal ABC transporter solute-binding protein codes for MKNFGSMLNGAQRALKLSKYLAVSAAVLAFGQGAMAADARIPVVAAENFYGDVVQQLGGDRVDVTSILSNPDQDPHLFEASPKTARALQHASLVVYNGADYDPWMAKLLAASKGSKRVTIVAADLTGKKSGDNPHLWYDPATMPKVARAVSEALVAADPAHKSAYDANLAKFLDSLKPVDAKVAELHGRYAGAPVTATEPVFGYMSDAVGLTMRNLRFQLATMNDTEASAADIAAFERDLREKRVRVLIYNSQATEALTKRMLKLAQQSKVPTMSVTETEPAGKTYQTWMLTQLDALGTALAAGDANGANAAAASGAKGKTQ; via the coding sequence ATGAAGAATTTCGGCTCGATGTTGAACGGCGCGCAGCGTGCGCTGAAGCTGTCGAAGTACCTCGCCGTGAGCGCCGCCGTGCTCGCGTTCGGCCAGGGCGCGATGGCCGCGGATGCCAGAATTCCGGTGGTCGCGGCGGAGAATTTTTACGGCGACGTGGTGCAGCAACTCGGCGGCGATCGCGTCGACGTGACGAGCATTCTCAGCAATCCGGACCAGGACCCGCATCTGTTCGAAGCCAGCCCGAAGACGGCGCGTGCGTTGCAGCATGCGAGTCTTGTGGTCTACAACGGCGCCGACTACGATCCGTGGATGGCAAAATTGCTGGCGGCGTCGAAGGGCTCGAAGCGCGTCACGATCGTCGCGGCCGATCTCACCGGCAAGAAGAGCGGCGACAATCCGCACCTCTGGTACGACCCGGCGACCATGCCGAAAGTGGCTCGCGCGGTGAGCGAGGCGCTCGTCGCGGCTGACCCGGCGCACAAGTCGGCGTACGATGCGAACCTCGCGAAGTTTCTCGATTCGCTGAAACCGGTCGACGCCAAGGTCGCCGAGCTGCATGGCCGCTACGCGGGCGCGCCGGTCACGGCCACCGAGCCGGTATTCGGCTACATGTCCGACGCGGTGGGCCTGACGATGCGCAATCTGCGCTTCCAGCTCGCCACCATGAACGACACTGAAGCCAGCGCGGCCGATATCGCCGCGTTCGAACGCGATCTGCGCGAAAAGCGCGTCCGTGTTCTGATCTATAACAGCCAGGCAACCGAGGCCTTGACCAAACGCATGTTGAAGCTCGCGCAGCAATCGAAGGTGCCGACCATGAGCGTCACCGAGACCGAACCGGCAGGCAAGACCTATCAGACGTGGATGCTGACGCAGCTCGACGCGCTGGGCACAGCGCTGGCCGCGGGCGATGCGAACGGCGCAAATGCGGCCGCGGCTTCAGGCGCGAAAGGAAAAACCCAATGA
- a CDS encoding Fur family transcriptional regulator yields MATLIAEHHAVRLAHAQAHAALHGLALTPLRRQVYAAIVASERPIGAYELLDALEPERGRVPPTTVYRALDFLLAHGFVHRIESKNAFVACCEVGVPHRSQFLMCDGCGATVEIPGDDLAEQLSHSAPAHGFEVHRQVVELSGLCALCARAAQPAGACAGTKPA; encoded by the coding sequence ATGGCCACCTTGATTGCAGAACACCATGCCGTGCGGCTCGCGCATGCGCAAGCGCATGCCGCGTTGCACGGACTCGCGCTCACGCCGCTGCGTCGACAGGTATATGCGGCGATCGTTGCCAGCGAACGGCCGATCGGCGCTTACGAACTGCTTGATGCGCTCGAGCCGGAACGCGGCCGTGTGCCGCCGACGACCGTGTACCGCGCGCTGGACTTTCTGCTCGCGCATGGCTTCGTCCATCGGATCGAGTCGAAGAACGCGTTCGTGGCCTGCTGCGAAGTCGGCGTGCCGCATCGCAGCCAGTTTCTGATGTGCGACGGCTGCGGCGCGACCGTCGAGATCCCCGGCGACGACCTCGCCGAACAGTTGTCGCATAGCGCACCGGCACATGGTTTCGAAGTGCATCGGCAGGTGGTCGAACTGAGCGGTCTGTGCGCGCTGTGTGCCCGCGCCGCGCAGCCTGCGGGTGCTTGCGCCGGCACAAAGCCGGCGTAG